In one window of Miscanthus floridulus cultivar M001 chromosome 12, ASM1932011v1, whole genome shotgun sequence DNA:
- the LOC136498617 gene encoding vacuolar protein sorting-associated protein 54, chloroplastic-like, which translates to MASRPPLRTTSVASVSSSTDSPTSTAPPGGVPQSITALLNNPLPSAAASSYSWLPWPPATITLPDAAPPPPSHPSEVTRADFAPYLAAVSDPFARFADIRLHASAELAASSDAEGAPAASSGLAACLREVPALFFKEDFALEDGPTFQAACPLDDDALQERLGQHLDVVEAHLVREIALRSESFYEAQGRLRGLDGEIVTAVGRIRELREVVRVLTGYLVGAARQVQELNATRGNLVALQQKLTVILYVSQALTALKLLVAAADCAGALDVIDDLQNLLDTDELAGLYCFRHIRDQLGTSLDSVNSILSAEFVHAAVPDAKAVDAMILSTVKRKASSPLNGTDHEGNVDEEESFILRDRLLPLIICLLRTDKLPAVLRIYRDTLITVMKASIKATVAELLPVLTARPIDSDSITGDRATDADAGGQSLANKLRSLSSEGFVQLLSAIFRIVQVHLQQAAEVKRIVEWIMGNLDGTLSVDSSNPTLQHGGSVISDTQENDSSWGSNSLTRSTSKIPFIQGKTNDFSIINSIKNVRADVLRENTEAVLAACDAAHGRWAKLLGVRAALHPRLRLQEFLIIYNITEEFIAATEKIGGRLGYNIRGILQQQSKQFVDYQHNVRMTKIKAVLVQETWVAVDVPEEFQAIVLSLSSTYSSVNGMEMPSTDDNSKFSDHRPTSQELKYSAAENNADNGKVTSTSESKVESTSQTENNVAGNLKSTMQMIVHGGVGYHMVNCGLILLKMLSEYVDISKCLPSLSLEVVQRVVELLKLFNTRTCQLVLGAGAMQVSGLKSITSKHLALASQIISFIHSLIPDIRRVLFLKIPEARKQLLMSELDRVAQDYKIHRDEIHSKLVQIMRERLLANLRKLPQIVEGWNGPEDNDVQPSQFSKAVTKEVTYLHRILSQTLLEVDVQIIFRQVVQIFHSHITEAFSKLEVSTPQAKNRLCRDVQHILACIRKLPAENFSSETIPNYGLLDEFLAENFGTKVGE; encoded by the exons ATGGCGTCGCGCCCGCCGCTCCGCACTACCTCCGTCGCCTCCGTCTCCTCCTCCACCGACTCCCCCACCTCCACCGCCCCCCCCGGCGGCGTCCCGCAGTCCATCACCGCGCTCCTCAACAACCCgctcccctccgccgccgcctcctcctacTCCTGGCTTCCCTGGCCGCCCGCCACCATCACGCTACCCGATGCGGCTCCTCCACCGCCGTCGCACCCCAGCGAGGTCACCCGCGCCGACTTCGCGCCCTACCTTGCCGCCGTCTCCGACCCCTTCGCGCGCTTTGCCGACATCCGCCTCCACGCCAGCGCGGAGCTTGCCGCCTCCTCTGACGCCGAGGGCGCCCCCGCGGCCTCCTCTGGCCTCGCCGCCTGCCTCCGCGAGGTGCCCGCGCTCTTCTTCAAGGAGGACTTCGCGCTCGAAGACGGGCCCACCTTCCAGGCCGCCTGCCCGCTCGACGACGACGCGCTGCAGGAGCGCCTCGGACAGCACCTCGACGTCGTTGAGGCCCACCTTGTGCGGGAGATAGCACTCCGGTCTGAGTCCTTCTACGAGGCGCAGGGCCGGCTGCGCGGGCTTGATGGGGAGATCGTCACGGCGGTAGGGAGGATCCGCGAGCTCAGGGAGGTGGTCCGTGTTCTCACGGGGTACCTCGTCGGGGCAGCAAGGCAGGTGCAAGAGCTCAATGCTACCCGAGGCAACCTGGTGGCGCTGCAGCAGAAGCTCACTGTCATCCTCTATGTCAGCCAGGCGCTTACTGCGCTCAAGTTG CTTGTTGCAGCAGCAGATTGTGCTGGTGCCCTCGATGTCATTGATGACTTGCAAAATTTGCTA GATACTGATGAACTTGCTGGGCTTTATTGCTTTCGGCATATTCGAGATCAGCTGGGAACATCACTAGATTCAGTGAACAG CATTCTTTCAGCAGAATTTGTGCATGCTGCTGTTCCTGATGCAAAAGCTGTAGATGCTATGATTTTATCAACTGTGAAAAGAAAGGCTTCCAGCCCATTGAATGGGACAGACCATGAG GGTAACGTAGACGAGGAGGAAAGTTTTATTCTTAGGGATCGACTCCTCCCCCTCATTATTTGCCTACTGAGAACG GACAAACTTCCTGCAGTTCTTAGAATTTACCGGGATACACTTATAACTGTTATGAAAGCTTCAATCAAAGCCACAGTAGCAGAATTACTCCCAGTTTTAACCGCCAGACCAATAGATTCTGATTCAATAACTGGAGACAGAGCTACCGATGCTGACG CTGGAGGCCAGTCCTTAGCAAATAAGTTGCGGAGTCTTTCATCAGAAGGATTTGTTCAACTTTTATCTGCCATTTTTAGGATAGTACAG GTACATTTACAGCAAGCAGCTGAAGTGAAAAGAATAGTTGAGTGGATCATGGGAAACCTAGATGGAACGTTAAGTGTTGATTCCAGTAATCCTACATTACAACATGGTGGGTCAGTTATTTCTGATACCCAAGAGAATGACTCTTCATGGGGCTCTAATAGTCTTACACGGAGTACTTCCAAGATCCCATTTATCCAAGGAAAAACAAATGATTTTTCCATTATAAATTCAATAAAGAATGTTCG GGCTGATGTCTTGAGAGAAAACACTGAAGCAGTTCTCGCGGCTTGTGATGCTGCCCATGGACGATGGGCTAAGCTACTAGGTGTTCGTGCTGCTTTACATCCCAGGTTAAGGCTTCAAGAATTCTTGATCATCTACAACATAACAGAAGAATTTATAGCTGCTACAGAAAAG ATTGGAGGCAGGTTGGGTTACAACATTCGTGGAATCCTACAGCAACAATCGAAGCAATTTGTTGATTATCAGCATAATGTTCGG atgacaaaaatCAAAGCAGTTCTTGTCCAAGAGACATGGGTTGCTGTGGATGTTCCTGAAGAGTTTCAAGCAATCGTTCTTTCACTTTCATCCACTTATTCTTCTGTTAATGGCATGGAGATGCCTAGCACTGATGATAACTCAAAGTTCAGTGATCATCGGCCTACAAGTCAAGAACTGAAATATTCAGCTGCTGAAAATAATGCTGATAATGGCAAAGTAACATCGACTAGTGAAAGCAAGGTTGAATCCACTTCTCAGACTGAAAACAATGTTGCTGGGAATCTGAAGTCCACCATGCAAATGATTGTACATGGAGGTGTTGGCTATCATATGGTAAACTG TGGTTTGATACTGTTGAAGATGTTATCCGAATACGTTGACATCAGTAAATGTTTACCATCACTATCTTTGGAGGTGGTCCAACGTGTTGTGGAACTATTAAAGCTTTTCAACACTAGGACTTGCCAACTTGTTCTTGGTGCAGGAGCCATGCAG GTGTCTGGACTTAAATCAATTACGTCTAAGCATTTAGCTTTGGCGAGTCAAATCATTAGTTTTATACATTCTTTAATTCCAG ATATAAGGCGGGTACTTTTCCTGAAAATACCTGAAGCACGCAAACAGCTGTTAATGTCTGAGCTGGATAGAGTAGCTCAG GACTACAAGATCCATCGAGATGAAATTCACAGCAAACTCGTCCAGATAATGAGAGAGAGGTTGCTTgcaaatcttagaaaattaccccAAATTGTGGAAGGCTGGAATGGCCCAGAGGATAATGATGTGCAGCCAAGTCAATTTTCTAAAGCTGTTACAAAG GAAGTTACCTATTTGCATCGTATCCTTTCTCAAA
- the LOC136497258 gene encoding GDT1-like protein 2, chloroplastic produces the protein MVVLVATAARWPGGGTAARARPPAARARGPRRVAAEPEQKAAATVRLLSWMKPIRHDIRAQMSNVNVGAGSYGEDEANSHGERLDTSSTGDPNKLAKQLSGSHYLQSIGAVLLLCALATSFFVFFKGQPSAVVAMLAKSGFTAAFTLIFVSEIGDKTFFIAALLAMQYQRALVLLGSVAALSLMTIVSVIIGRIFQSVPAQFQTTLPIGEYAAVALLAFFGFKSIRDALALPDNANGNLQGNSESGELADAKELVKEKVSEKLTSPLEVLWKSFSLVFFAEWGDRSMLATIALGAAQSPLGVASGAIAGHLIATVLAILGGAFLANYLSEKLVGLLGGVLFLLFAAGTLFGAF, from the exons atggtggtgctggtggctaCTGCCGCTCGGTGGCCCGGGGGAGGCACGGccgcccgcgcgcgcccgccGGCTGCGAGGGCGAGGGGTCCCCGCCGCGTCGCCGCCGAGCCCGAGCAGAAGGCGGCGGCCACGGTCAG GTTGTTATCATGGATGAAACCAATAAGGCATGACATCAGGGCCCAAATGTCCAATGTAAATGTTGGTGCTGGGAGTTATGGAGAAGATGAAGCAAATAGCCATGGAGAACGTTTGGATACCTCTTCTACCGGAGACCCCAACAAATT AGCAAAACAACTTTCAGGATCTCATTACCTGCAATCCATTGGTGCCGTGCTACTTCTGTGTGCCCTGGCAACTAGTTTTTTCGTTTTTTTTAAAGGACAACCATCTGCAGTTGTAGCTATGCTGGCAAAATCAGGTTTCACAGCAGCATTTACACTGATTTTTGTATCTGAGATTGGAGATAAG ACGTTTTTCATTGCTGCACTACTCGCGATGCAATATCAAAGAGCACTG GTTTTACTTGGGTCAGTGGCTGCTCTCTCCCTGATGACTATCGTGAGTGTTATAATTGGACGGATTTTCCAGTCTGTGCCAGCACAgtttcaaacaa CGCTACCAATAGGAGAGTATGCTGCAGTTGCTCTGCTGGCATTCTTTGGTTTCAAGTCAATAAGAGATGCATTAGCACTTCCTGATAATGCCAACGGGAACCTTCAGGGGAATTCGGAAAGTGGGGAACTGGCTGATGCCAAGGAGCTTGTCAAGGAAAAG GTTTCTGAAAAGCTCACCAGTCCTCTGGAAGTCCTTTGGAAGTCCTTCAGTCTTGTTTTCTTTGCT GAGTGGGGAGATCGCTCTATGCTTGCAACAATTGCTTTGGGTGCTGCTCAG TCTCCTTTGGGTGTTGCTAGTGGAGCCATAGCTGGACACTTGATTGCAACAGTCCTTGCTATTCTTGGAGGAGCATTCCTGGCCAACTACTTGTCTGAGAAGCTG GTTGGCTTGTTAGGAGGAGTACTATTTTTGCTCTTCGCTGCAGGGACGCTTTTTGGTGCATTCTAA